The Tautonia plasticadhaerens nucleotide sequence AGGACGGATTTCGAGACCTAAAGCAGCGGTTGGGATGGGAGCAGTGCCGGGCCTGGACGAGGAAGCCGATCGAGCGGACGAGCCAGGCCCAGTGGGTGACGATGAGCCTGCTGCGGCTGGCCCAGTTCCGGCTGGAGGCGGCCGGCGAGGTGGGCTGGTGGTTCCGGCCGCCGTGGAACCGCAAGAAGGACCGGCCGAGCGTGCTCGATGTCGAACGACTGCTGCGACGGCACGGCCCGGAAATCCGGCGGCTCCTGTCGGAATGGCTGGGAGAAGGGCGGGAGGACGGTTCGAGGCGGTCGTGCGGCGGGGTCGGCGGGGTCGGCGGGTAGCGATCCGACGCCGACGGGCGTTCGAGGCGGGAAATCCGGGGCCGACCGAGCCACCTCACGGTGCGGGTAGCGGGGAGACGCTACGCACCGCCGGAGATGGGGTGGAGTGATTCGGGGAAACTACTGCTTAGTGAGGGTGAGAGGCTATCCGGAAAGGTAGGCGGCCTGGGGTTTCCTGTACATGAATGGAGCCGGCTTCCGCGTCTCGTCGGGGGCCAGCCTCCGCAGCATCCCCCCGATGGCGCTGATCCGCACCCACGCCCCACTCGACTCGGGATTCCACTCGTAGTCCTTGCTGTGCCGCCGGTCCCGGCCCAGCCACGCGAAACTCCGCTCGGCTACCCATCGCTTCGGCAGCTTCACGAACCCCGCCTCCCCTTCGGGACGCTTGACCACCTCGACCCGGAAGGGGGCCTCCGTCTCCTGGAGCCAGCCGTCCGGCCGCCGGTTGTTGTACTTGGTGTCCCCATAGATCACCTCCAGCCGGGGATACCGCGGCCGGTCCAGCCGCCCCAGGACCTCGGGGGCCGTCGCCCCGTCGTCGGCCGAGGCCGCGGTGATCACCACCGCCAGCAGCAGCCCCAGCGAGTCGAACAGGGCGTGCCGCTTCCGCCCGCGGACCAGCTTGCCGCCGTCGAAGCCCCGCTCGCCGCCGACCTCCGTGCCCTTGACCGTCTGGCTGTCGATGTAGCCGACGCGCGGCGTCGGCTCACGCCCCTTGGCCTCTCGCACCTGCGGGCGGAGGGCGTCGGCGATCCGCTGCCAGGTGCCGTCGTCGCGCCACTGCTGGAAGTCGTCCCAGACGGTGCTCCTGGGCAGCAGGTCGTGCGGCAGCAACTCCCACTGGCAGCCGGTGCGGGCCTGGTACAGCAGGGTGTTGAGCACCTCGCGGATGTCGGTCGCGCGTGGCCGACCGCCGGGCCGGCGGGGCGGGATGAACGGCTCGATGATCGTCCACTGGGCGTCAGTCAGGTCAGTCTTGTAGGGCTTTCGCATCGGGGCGTAGGTGGCTAAACCGTGATGCTGTCTCCTGTTACCGCGGGGATTCTAGGGCCAAGCCGGCTTCCCGGATAGCCTCTGAGCGTCTCGAAAGTCGGTGGAAAATCGCGTACAACGGGGGCCGCTGATGGGTCCGTCCTGATTTCGTCGTCATTTGCCCATCGAGGCCCCCGCATGTCTCTCCCCGAATTGCCCCCCGAGCAAGCCGCCGAAGCCGAGCGCATCTACCAGGCCTTGCGGGCGGCCGGCGATGCCGAGCTGCGCCGGATCGCCCATCCGCTCGCCTCCAAACCCGACGGCCAACTCCTGGGCGAGACCGAGTTCGAGGTCCGCGACCGGGTGCATCGGATCGGAGCCAAGGCCATCGAGACCGCCCTGAACGGGCGCAAAGGGGGGGGGACCGGGGCTCCAGCCTCAGCCGCCCGGCCTGCCGCGGCCCGAGCAAGTCCCAGGGCCGCCGCGACAAGGCCTTCATCAGCCTGATGGGCCCGATTACCCTGGCCGGGCGGGCCTACCACACCTGCCCGGCCTGCCGGACCGGGCACATCCCCATCGACGCCGAGCTGGGGTTGGCCGCCGGCACGCTGACGCCGGGGGAGGAGATCACGACGTGGGCCGGCACCGTCGGCAGCTTCGCCGAGGCGGCCGAGAAGCCGCTGCCGCGGATGGCCGGCCTGCGGCTGGCCGAGTCGACCGTCGAGCGGACGACCGAGGCGGCCGGCGAGCGGCTCAGCGGGCTGTGGGCCGCGGGGCACGCCCTCGGCCCGGCCGCCGACTGGCGGTGGAACCGCGATGCGCGGGGGCGGGCCGTCGGCTACGTCAGCGTCGATGCCGCCGGGCTCGGCATGCCGGGCGACCGCGGCGCCAAGGCCGACGGCCGCATGGCCTCCGTCGGCAAGGTCTTCAACCCCCGCGCCGCGCCGTCCGAGGCGGCCCCGAAGGGGCATCCGCCCGCGGCCCGCTACCAGGCCGGGTTGATGGGCCTCGACGAGTTGGGCGCGCGGATGCGGCGGCAGGCGGCCCAGGTGGGCCTGGACCGGGCCGAGCGGTGGGTGGCGTTGACCGGCGGCGGGGCGGGGCGGGACGGCTTCATGGACGTGTCCTTCCCGCGCGCCGTGCGCGTCCCGGACTTCGACCACGCCGCCGAGCACCTCGGCGACCTGGCCAAGGCGTACTGCGGCGGGGATGCGGAGGCCGCCGGCACGCTGACGGGGCGGTGGAGCCATCGGATGAAGCACGAGGGCGGCGGTGCGATCCCGGCGACGCTGGAGGCATTGGACCTGGGCGGCCGATCGGCCGCGGCCCGCGAGGGGCATCGGCAGGTGAGCGGGTACATCCGGAACAACCTGCACCGGATGGACTACCCGCGGTACCGGGCCGCGGGCTGGCAGATCGGCTCGGGTCACATCGAGGCGGCCTGCAAGACGGTCGTGAACCGGCGACTGAAGCGGAGCGGGATGCGTTGGGGCGGCGACGGGGCGGATGCGGTGTGCCAGCTGCGGGCGTTGTACGAAGGTGAGCCCGGCCAATGGGATGCCTTCTGGTACCGATCCATCAACCGACACACCAACCGTCTACCGACGAAGAAGACGCTCATCCCCTTAGTGGTTCATCCGGCAAGTCGTCTGATACCGGGGACGGCCGCGATGCCCGGCCGGCGGCGCGGCCGGTGTCGCCGTCGGCGGCCCCAGACGAACGGATGCCGATGCCCGTTCCAGTAGGCCGTCGCCTCCTCGGCTGCCCGGCAGACTTCCTCCCAGGTCTCGAACCGACGCCCCTTCAGCGCCAGGCTCCGCGGGACCTCCCACCAGGGTCCGATCAGGTTCAGGTACGCCGCGTACACCGGCCGGGAGACGAGCCCCCACCGCGGGTGAGCCGACGCGAACGGCAGCACATCGGTGGCCCGATGCGCCTGCAGGTTGCCCACGATCGCATAGACGCGTCCCGCCTCCGCCGGGACCCATCCGTCGACCCGGGCGAGGAAGTCGGCCCGGCTCGCCGCACTCCGGCTCGGGTACGGGCGGGTCATCGCCTCGCCGGTGGCCGGGCGGAACGCGCCGAAGATGTACCCCTCGCCGCGGCGGCCGTAGTCGACCTCCTGCCGGGCTCGTTCGGCCGCTCGGGCTTGTCCTTCGGCCCCCGCCCGGGGTTCGGCCCGGACGAGTCGCTGGCCCGGGAAGCTCTTGGCGCTCTCCGGCCCCATCTCGTCGGGGCAGACGACGACGGAGCCCGGCGGCGGCGGCGTGTGGAGCCGTTCGATGATCCCCGTTTTTCGGCGAAGGCGGGATCGACCCGCTCGCCGAACCAGGCCCCCTGATGGCGCCAACGCAGGCCCTCGGCCAGGAGGAGCTCGTCGATGCGGCTGCGCCGGATCGGGATGCCCCTCTGCTCGTTGAGGTAGGCTTGCAGGCGATCGGGCGCCCGGCACGCGAGAGGCAGGCCCAGGCTCCTCGGGTCGGTCGACGCCGCGGCGATCACCTCGGCGCGTCGCTCGGCCGTATAGGGGATCCGATAGCAACGGAGCAAAAACCAACGAACTTGACTCGGAGCACCGGATTCGCCGAGTGGAAGCTTCTCGAAACCCGTCTCCGGCCACCTGATTCGAGAAGTCCCATTCGAGAGCGGTTATCGAGAACGCAGGATCCTGGGAACCAGCGGTTCCCCGCGGAAGTCCTTGCGACCTTTCGAAATCGGTCGTTTGCGAGAGCCGACCGCCCGGAAGATCGTTGGTTTTTGCTCCGTTGCTATCGGATCCCCGTATAGGTCGGTGGGCGCCCGGCCCGGGGCTGGTCCTCCAACCCGTGGAGCCCGCGGTCATCGAAGCGATGGCTCCAGGTGTAGACCGTCGGCCGGGAGACGCCCAGGCCCTCGGCGACCTGGCTGGGTCGCCTTGCGTCGGCGATGGCCAGGAGGATCCGGGCCCGCTCGACGAGGCGGGCCTGGGCGGTCCGAGAGGACGCAAGCTGTTGGAGGGCCTGACGTCCCTCGGGGGTCAGTTCGCGGGGCGTGACTTGGGTGAGGGTCATGGGTGCACCTCCCTTCGCGCGAAGGCCACACCCCTCCTACGTCAGACCGCGGGCGTCAGTCCTCTTGCCGGATGCACCACTTAGCAGGTCAGTCCCAGAACCGCGACGTCCGCGTCGCAGGAGATGACTGTGGTGGTAGGCCCCACGTGCAGAGCCTTCCGAGCTGTCGCACCGATGCTCCTCGCCATCACGCTCGCGCGTTTCGCGGGGGCGCAGGCAACTGCTCCACCCCCGCGTGCCGCCGGGATCGACGCGATCCTCGTGGCCGACACGAGTAACGGGCCGGAGGGCACCGGTGCGAACCTGTTCCTCCTCGAGAGGATGTTCGAGATGGTGCGGGACATGGGCTATGACGTGACCGTGACGGTCCTGTCGGAAGACCGGGCAACCCCGGGGGCGATCGTCCATTCGATCCGCCGGCTCGACCCCGGTAGGATGCGGAACCGGACGCTCTTCGTCTACTACGCCGGCCACGGCGGCACCGATCCCAGGACGGGCCATTTCCTGAGGACCCCCTGGGGCGACCTGTCGAGGGCGGTTCTGCTCGCGGAGGTCCGGGCGAGGTCGCCGAGGCTCTCGCTCGGGATCACCGACTGCTGCAGCACGAGGGCGACGTTCAAGGGATTCCTCCCCCGGGTGCCTTCGCCGCCCGAGCGACGGGCGGTGGAGCACCTGCTCCTCCAACACGTCGGCTGCGTCGACATGAACGCCTCGAGCTACCAGCCGGAGCGGTGGCTCTATCAGGCGGCCTTCTACGACCCGACGGGCGGGATCTTCACGAGGGCGTTCGTCTCGATATTCGACCCGATCCCGCAACCGGCGCCGCAAGTCGGCCCGGTCGCTGCGGGTGAGCCCGACCATGGCGGTTACTATCGGCGTTTCCACGCCGACCACCCCGCGCATCACGACCGGAACGAGGACGGGTTCATCGACTGGACCGAGGCCCGCGGGTATCTGGACGCGACGGTGTCGGCATCATTCCAGGGTTTCCGTGCGGAGGTGCGCTCGGGCAGGATACTCGAAATGGCGAACGCGGCCGATCGGAGACTGCTCGACTCCTAGTGCGGTCTCAAGCGACTTGTTGTGTGATCGGGTCCGATGGCTCGCAGCCGTAGTAGACGCAGACCCGCTCCACGACCTCGGCCGCCGTCAGCTTCCGCTGCGGCTCGACGAGGGCCCGCTTGCCGTGGACCCACTTCGGCTCGATGGCGTTGAGCCACGGGGCCTTCACCGGCAGCCGGCAGGCGACGGTCCTTACGCCCCCCTCGGCCTTCGCCCGGCGGTCGTGCGCCTTGATCCGGGACCGGGCCCGCTTGCCGACGTGCCAGGCGGCGTTGTCCCAGACCGGCGGCAGGGCCGTCTTGCCCTCGGCGGCCAGCCGCTCGCGGGCCCACGCGAGGAAGTCCTCGGTCACCTGGCTGACCGGCCGGCCCCGGACGAACCGCAGCAGCATCCCCCCGGTCTCGCCGCGCAGCAGGCCGTAGCAGGCCGGCGCCTGCCGCGCAGCAGGCCGTAGCAGGCCGGCGCCTCGGGGTCGGGGTCGGGGTCGGGGTCGGTGGCCGGCTCGTGCAGCCGCAGCGGCTCGCCGCCGGCCCAGGCGTGCAGGCCCGGCCGGGCCAGGCGGCTCCACCAGACCTCGCCCTGGAAGCCGAGCACCCAGCCCGGATGGGCCTCCGCCAGGCGGATCAGGCGGTCGCGTGCCCCTGCTATGAGGCCGGTTGTCAAGGGGCGAGATGCGGAGCCCGAGGCGTGGGAGGATCGGCCTGCTATTCGTGCTCGGGGCACAGGTTAGTATTACAGCGCAGGTTCTCTTGCTCTACTTTCCACGCCGCGCTGCCGCAGCACGGCGAGACGCCGCTTGCGATGGCTGGCGGCGGCCCGCCGGTTCCGCTCGCGGCGCCACGCCGACCACCGCAGGATCTCGCCGACGTCCCACGCCCACACCTCCAGCAGGTGAGTCAACAGGGCACGCACCTCCGGCACGCTCATCTGCGACGCTTTTCCCCCCCAGCCGCACCCGCTGGAGCACCAGGAATGCCAGGGCCAGCATCGACAACGCCGTGTGGTGATGCCAGCCGACCCAGCCCCGGGTCTCGTACTCGTCCAGGCCGCATTCCCCCTTGGCCGACTGGATGTCCTCCTCGATCGTCCACCGCGTCGCCCGGACCTGCGCCAACTTCGACAGCGGGACCTCCGCCGGGGCGTGGGAGCGGTGATACTTCAGCTCCGGCTCCTGCCCCAGCGACCGACGCACAAGCAGCCGCTCGCGCGGGCCGGGCAGGCCCCCTTCGCTGAACCAGGCCCACAGCTCGGCGTATTCGTAGACCCGCGGCCCCTGACTCCCCTCGGCCACCGTCAGCCGGCGCCAGGCCGTCGCCGGCAGGGCGGCGACCACCTCGTCGACACGCTTCGCCTCCCCGACGACCAGCGGCTGGGTGCACGGGCGTCCGCGCCTCGGCCTGGGCCGCTCCTCGGGCGGGATCACCCGCGGCTCGCCGGTCCAGACCCGGGCATCGGCCGAGCTGTCCAGCACGTACCGCTTGCCGAGTTGCCGGACGCCCTGCACGAAGGTCGGGCTGTCGCCGTAGACGCCGTCGCCGCCGACCCAGCGGAACGGCACCCCCTCGGCGACCGCGTCGGCGGCCATCGCCAGGGCCAATTCCGGCTTGGTGCGGAAGATCACGCCGGCGGGCACCCCGGCCTCCTCGCGGCGTTCGCCGTCGCCGGCCCACTCCTCGGGCAGGAACAGCCGCCGATCGAGGAAGGTGTGGCCCTTGGCCGAGCAGTAGTCGGCGAAGACGGCGACCTGGCAGTTGTCGGTCCGCCCCAGCGTGCCGGAGTACTGCCGCCTGACGCCGACGGACTTGGTCCCCTTCTTGGGGAACCCGGTCTCGGCGGCATTCCAGGCGGCGTCGTCATCGGCCAGCAGCTCCAGGACCGCGCCGCGCATCTGCCTGAGGATCGCGCCATCGGACCAGGCGCCGGTGCTGATGAAGGCTTGCAGCGAGCGCACCGGGCCGCCGCTGGTCGCCTGGGCGATGTTCTCGATGCTGCGACGCTCGCCGCCGTGGAGCAGCCCCTGGACGAAGCGGCGGGCGTGGGCCCGGTTCTCGTCGCGGCCGAAGAGGGGGGCGAAGCGGTCGAGGAAGCGGTCGAGTTCGGGCTTGAGGGCCAGGAGTTGGTGTTCGTCCACGAGCGATCGCCTCGGGAGGTCCGGCGGGACTCACGAATGATCGCTCTTGTACCCGAAGCCATCGCGGCGTAGAAGAGAGGACCGACCTGCGCTGTAGTATTAGGGTCTGTCTCACGAAGCGAGGAGGCGCTGGCAGCGGCGGATCATGGCCGGCTTGACCATCCCCATGAAGCTCACCGCCGGCTTCTCGTGACGGGTCCCGATCCGCCGGCTCTCCTTGAGCCAGTCGATGCACCGCTCCACCACGTTGCGTCGGCGATCGCTCGCCTCGTCGAAGTGCGGGCTCCGTCGCTGGTCCTTGCGGGTCGGGATCACCGCCTTGGTCCGGCGGCGTCGCAGGTAGCGGCGGACTCGGGGGGAGCTGTGGCCCCTGCCCCCGGCCGGGGCCTTGGGGCGGCTCCTCGGCCGGCCCCGTCCGGCTCGGGGGATCCGCTCGGCCTGGAGCACCGGCTCCCGGCGCTTCGACTCGGGGGCCTGCCCCGGCGAGATCGACGCGGCGCGGGGCGGGCCATCGCCATCGACGATCAGGTGGGGCTTGGTGCCGAAGCCGCCGCGGGACCGGCCCAGGGCATGGTCGCCCGGCTCCCCATCGACGCGCCGCCGGGCCCCGGCCGCCGAGCGGCTGGCCCGGATGCCGCTGCCGTCGACGCACCGCAGGTCGAAGTCCAGCCGCCGGAGCCGGTCCGGCCGGGCGTGGAGCCGGCGACGGACGCGGCCGAGTGGCCCGTCCTCGCTCCGGCGATTGAAGCGGCCGTAGGCCGACTTGCACTTGCCGTCGCGGCCGGGCGGCTCGCGTCGCCGGGCCCCGGTGCGGAGGATCCGACCGATGCCATCGAGGGTGGTGCGGTGGTCATCCCACTGGCCGCCGCGACGGCCGTTGGTCGGTAGCAGGTCCTCGATCCGGGCGTACTGCCCGTCGGTCAACTCGTAGGGGCGTCGGATCCGCACGGCGTCCTCCGCGAAAAGACCACCATGATGACACCTTGTGATTCGTCAGACGGACCCTAGGCCCATCGCCTCGTCCCAGCTCGCCTCGACGAGCCTGCCCCCCCGCCGGACCAGGGGGCGGGTGAGGCGGTCGGGGGCGTTGTTGGCGACCCAGCCGTTGAGCCCCTTGGGGCCGTGCCGGCCGCGGTTGACGTGGTCGTCGACCCGGCCGCGGACCCCAACGATGCGGCCGCCCGTGACGCCGATGTCCAGGGCGCAGCCGTTGGAGCAGAGCACGCAGCAGGACTGGACCCAGCGTTCGGGCGGCTCGCTCGTGTGCACGTCCTCCCGCTCGGGCCAACGGCCCGGGCCGGCATAGGGGGACCGATCTCCCCAGATGTCCCGGATGCTGTCTCGCGTCGGCATCGGTCCCTCCCGGTTGATGCGCCACGACCTCATCCCTCGGGCAGCCGGAGCATCGCCTCGGCCACGCCCGGCAGGGTCTCGGCCCGCACGTCGGGCGGGTCGAAGGCCGGGCTGACGACCCGCTCGTGCCGGCTCACCCATTCGCTCACCAGCCCGGCACGATGCGCCCCGTGGCAGTCCCAGGCGTGGGCGGCGATCAGGCCCAGCCGCCCGGGCTCGACCCCAATCGCCCCAGCCGCGTGCCGGTAGACCTCGGCCCGGGGCTTCCAGGTGCCGACCTCGTCGATCGAGACGACCCGCTCGACCTGCCCGAGCAGCCCGGACCCATCCAGGAGGTTGCGCGTATTCGCATCGCCCCCGTTGGTGAGTACGATCACGCGCACGCCGTCGAGCAGCCGGGCCATCGCCTCGCCGGTGTCCGGCCGGGCGGGCAGGCGGGTGAAGTGGTCCAGGACGCTCGAGATGCGGTCGGGGGCGGCCGGGAGGCCGTGCTCCGCCAGCAGCCCTCGGAGCGCCCCGAGGCGACCTCGGCGAACGGCCGGAACGCCCCGGTGGCGACCAGGGCGAACCCGTCGCGCAGGATGCGAGCGAACCAGGCCCCCAGGGTGCCCGGGGGCAGGCCGAAGGCCCCGCGCGGCACGCCGAGCGGCTCGAGCGCGAACAGCGTCCCGATCACGTCGAAGGCGAAGGCCGAAGGTCGGTCAGGCATGGCGGGACGCCCCTCGGCCGGGGGCCGCGTGGGTCAGCGAGTTCGGCGCGTCGAGGTGCGCGCCCGGGTCGACGCCGACGCCCAGGCGGTCGACCAGCTCCCCGCCCAGCCAGGCCGTCACCCCGCCGACCAGCAGGCCGCCGACCGAGAGCAGCAGCGCCAGACCGGAAGGCGCGCCGGGGTCGTCCCACCGCAGGATCCAGCTCAGGCCGAACAGGCCGATCACGCCGAGGGCGTTGCCCAGCCCGTGCCAGAGGCCGACCGCCTTGGCCCGGGTGCCGCCGGGGATGGCAAACCAGTCGATCCAGCCGGGGACCGCCGCGACCACCCCGCCGATCAGCCCCGAGGCGATCATCCAGTAGGAGATGTCCGCCCAGCGCGGGTCCCGCCCCCCGAAGTAGTGGATGCCGTCGAAGACGACCGATGTCACCAGCAGGCCGAGGGGGAAGACGATGAGCATCTGGTGCAGTGGGTGTCCGAGGAACTTCGCGCGGCTTTCCATCGGGGGCTCCGGGGGGTCGGTGCGGTTGCGGGGCTCAGCTCAGGCGTCCAGGCCAAGGAGGATGGCCATCGGCCCCATCTCGAGCATGTATTCCTGGATCAGCAATTGATCCTTCGTCTTCTCGGCGACGAGCCGGAAGCAGGGGTCGGCCAGCTCCGGCAGGCCGAGGGCGTAGCCGAGCTGCTCGGCGACCGCGAAGGCGCCGATGGCGTCCTGGTTGGCCAGTAGGAGCTGTCGCACATCCCTCCAGTTGCCGCGGGCCCCGCCGGAACGCCCGACCACGTCGGCCACCAGCTCGGCCCCCTTCGCCAGCACCGCCCCGGCGGTGGAGCGCCCGGCCGTCGGCTCCCGGCCGAGCACGAGGAACAGCCCGCGGGCCTGCTCCTCGTGCTCGGCCGCCCGCCCTGCGATCTCGCGGAGGTATTCCCTGATGTGCGGCTCCTCGATCTTGCCGGCGGCGTCCTCGGCGTACGTCCGGAACTTCTCCTGGGACATCAGCAGGTTGCCCAGCCAGGCCGAGGCGCGATCGAGCTGATCGGCCCAGGTCTCCTCGTCGAGTTCCAACAGCAATGGCCCGTCGGTCATCGTCCGTCCTCCCTGGTCAGATCCGGGTCAGGCGCCAGAGCACGCCAGTGCGGGCGTAGGCGACGACGTGGGTGGGGGCGACCGCGGTGACGCCGAAGTCCAGCAGGTACAGGCTCCGGCCGTCGGGGTGGAACTTGCAGTCGACCGGCCGCTCGATCCCCCCCGAGCCCGGGTGCGCCGAGGCCGGGCCGGGCCGGCGGTTGCGAAGGAAGGCCTCGCCGCTGCCCGAATCCACGTCGACCTTGGTGATGCAGAAGCCCCGCGTCAGGGCGTTTGGGTCGGGGGTGTTCAGCGGGGCATAGGTGCCGAAGCTGGCCACGAACAAGGCGCGGCGGTGGCCGAAGGCGTCGGACCGGCAGAACTCCATGTGGCAGAAGCAGGTGTGGGGCTTCTCCAGGTAGGTGGCCGGCCCGGCCCAGGGGGGCGGGTCGGCGATCAGCCGCTCGGCAGCCTTGCCCTTGGCCGGCCGGTGCGACTCGTGATCGACCGGCAGTCCGTCGGCACACATGTCGGGGAAGCCGTACCAGTCGGGCGTCGAGACCGACCCATGCGGCGTCCGGGCGTTCCGGATGTGCCAGACCCGGTCCGGGTCGTCGGCGATGGCCCGCTCGCCCTTCTCCTCCAGGTCGTTGTCCGAGGCGTACAGCTCGCCCTGCTCGCTGAAGGCCAGCCCGTACGGGTTGCGCAGGCCCCAGGCGAGCAGCTCCAGCCCGCTGCCGTCGGGGTGGCAGCGCCACAGCCCGCTGCTGCACTTGAGGTGCCCCCTAATTACCTCCCCCTTCTCGGCCCGACGGCCGAAGGGCTTGAAGGGACCCGTCTCGGCGAGGTAGGGGAAGGGTGCGGTCGGGTTGCGGCTCCAGACGTTGTTTCCGGTCAGGGTGACGTCCTGGCCGGGCACGTCGCAGGCCGTCGGGTGCTTGGCCAGGTCGACGGTGAAGCCGGCCGGCAGGCAGACGCCGTTCTGGCTGACCGAGCCGTTGCCGAAGTAGAGCAGGCCGTCGGGCCCGAACACCGGGTCGCTCGGCTCGTGCCAGCCGCCGCTGGGCAGGCCGTCGACGATCGTCGTCCGCTCGCCGGTGGATGGGTCGATCCGATCGACGTGGGCGTGCCGGCCGCCCTTGACCGTCACGTAGAGCGTGCCGTCTCGCCAGGTGACGCCGCGGGGGCCGCCGAGGACCTCGCTCGCGATCTCGTCCATCGCCCCGGTCGCCGTGTCGAGCCGCAGGATCCGGGCCCGCATGTAGGGGCGGGTCGGCCAGGTGCTCCCCCCCTCCAGGAGGAACAGCGAGCCATCGGGGGCGAACCCCATCCCGCAGGGGAAGGAGAGGCCCACCAGCACTGGCTCCAGCTCATAGCCCTCGGGCACCTCGACGTCGGCCGGGTCGACCACCGGCCGTGCGGTCGTGGGGAGCGACCGGAGCGCATCCCAGGAGGTTCGGGTGACGGTCACCGGCATGTCGATCCTCCGATTTCGGGTGGGCAATGAGGCGGCCGAGCCGGGCCGCGACCGCCACGGTGTCGACGGGCGGCGGGAAGTCCGGCGAGGAAGCCCGCATGCCCCATGCCATGGGCAATTTCCACGGGCCTCGTTCCGCCGTGGTTTCCGGCGACGCGATCAGCCGAGCGGAACAGGTCACGCACCTCGACCTCGGCAAGGGGGCAGGCGTCGCGGAGACGGTGCCACTCAGGCGGGCGCGGGCCGGTAACGCGCCTCGTCCGCCGCGGACCCCGATCCCAGTGCCCGGACCCGCTCGTCTCGGCTGCCCGCCACCACCTCGGCCCCGAGGGACATCTTCGAGGTCCGCCCGGGCGGGCCCGTCGGGGGCAGGCGGCGGTCGACCACGGCGAGGGCATGCGACATCAGGTTCGGCGCCACGCCCTGCGCCCGCTGCATCAGCCAGGACAGCGGGGTGACGGCCCGCTCCGGGTCGCCGTGCTCGGCCGCCGAGACGACCGTCCGGGCGGCCCGGCCGGTGTCGGTCGCCGACCAGGGGGAGGTGAGCGAGCGGGCGAACCAGGCGAACTCCTCCTCGGCCCGGCCGTTGAAGTGGACGTGCAGCGGCGCCCCGTCGTCCAGCGGCGGCGGCGTGACGGTGCTCACGCGGATGCCGTCCTTGGCCAGCTCGGCGGCCAGCGTCCCGGACCATCCGGTCGCGGCGAACTTGCCGGCGTTGTAGGCCGCCTGGTGGGGGTTGGGCACCTTGCCGCCGATCGAGGTGACGTTGACGATCCGCCCGAAGCGTCGGGACCGCATGTGCGGCAGGACGGCCATCGTCGGGTGGTACTGCGACCAGAAGATGTTGCGCAGGGCGTACTCGACGTCTTCGGCCTGCAGCTCGGCGGCCGGGCCGACGAAGCACTGGCCGGCGTTGTTGACCAGCACGCCGATCGTGCCGAAGCGGTCGAGCACCCGGGCCACGAATGCCCCGACCTGCCCCGGGTCGCTCGCGTCGCAGGACATCCCGAAGGCATCGGCGCCCCGGCGGCGGAAGTCGGCCACGGCG carries:
- a CDS encoding SDR family NAD(P)-dependent oxidoreductase encodes the protein MKDRTDISLLATVGVVAGVGIAAAALARAARRVDLSGRVVVITGGGRGLGFAIAEEFLRRGCRLAICGRDGEVIDRAVADFRRRGADAFGMSCDASDPGQVGAFVARVLDRFGTIGVLVNNAGQCFVGPAAELQAEDVEYALRNIFWSQYHPTMAVLPHMRSRRFGRIVNVTSIGGKVPNPHQAAYNAGKFAATGWSGTLAAELAKDGIRVSTVTPPPLDDGAPLHVHFNGRAEEEFAWFARSLTSPWSATDTGRAARTVVSAAEHGDPERAVTPLSWLMQRAQGVAPNLMSHALAVVDRRLPPTGPPGRTSKMSLGAEVVAGSRDERVRALGSGSAADEARYRPAPA
- a CDS encoding PQQ-dependent sugar dehydrogenase, with the protein product MPVTVTRTSWDALRSLPTTARPVVDPADVEVPEGYELEPVLVGLSFPCGMGFAPDGSLFLLEGGSTWPTRPYMRARILRLDTATGAMDEIASEVLGGPRGVTWRDGTLYVTVKGGRHAHVDRIDPSTGERTTIVDGLPSGGWHEPSDPVFGPDGLLYFGNGSVSQNGVCLPAGFTVDLAKHPTACDVPGQDVTLTGNNVWSRNPTAPFPYLAETGPFKPFGRRAEKGEVIRGHLKCSSGLWRCHPDGSGLELLAWGLRNPYGLAFSEQGELYASDNDLEEKGERAIADDPDRVWHIRNARTPHGSVSTPDWYGFPDMCADGLPVDHESHRPAKGKAAERLIADPPPWAGPATYLEKPHTCFCHMEFCRSDAFGHRRALFVASFGTYAPLNTPDPNALTRGFCITKVDVDSGSGEAFLRNRRPGPASAHPGSGGIERPVDCKFHPDGRSLYLLDFGVTAVAPTHVVAYARTGVLWRLTRI